From one Pseudomonas sp. MYb118 genomic stretch:
- a CDS encoding LacI family DNA-binding transcriptional regulator: MSNIREVARLAGVSVATVSRTLKSPDCVRQATRDKVNAAVEQAGYRPNLMAVQFRSRRTANLVILVPKIANTFFARVISGAQLAAQAAGYRLLLCDTQGREDIEREFADLVYAHQADGVIQLRAYDPFPADSAEPPPMVNACEVIKGGRHPTISLDNHAAAKAMTEHLISLGHRRIGLIKGPKSSPLTQDRVAGYLAALDQAGIPTDPTIICHGDFSLRAGYDGAASLLTMQDRPTALFCENDEMAIGALKRIKEAGLRVPEDISLVGFDDIPLAHYCDPPLTTIAQPAEGFGRQAVEMLINLIEKKTNPQQHVILPFELTIRKSSAAPSGQKNTFI, translated from the coding sequence TTGTCCAATATTCGTGAAGTTGCCCGGCTCGCCGGTGTCTCGGTGGCTACCGTATCGCGCACCCTGAAATCACCCGACTGCGTGCGCCAGGCTACCCGGGACAAGGTCAACGCCGCCGTCGAACAAGCGGGTTATCGCCCCAACCTGATGGCCGTACAGTTCCGTTCACGGCGCACGGCCAACCTGGTGATCCTGGTTCCGAAAATTGCCAATACTTTTTTCGCCCGCGTGATCAGCGGCGCACAACTGGCTGCCCAAGCCGCCGGTTACCGACTGCTGCTGTGCGATACCCAAGGCCGCGAAGACATCGAGCGTGAGTTTGCCGATCTGGTCTACGCACACCAGGCCGATGGTGTGATTCAGTTGCGCGCCTACGACCCCTTCCCGGCCGACAGCGCTGAGCCCCCACCGATGGTCAATGCCTGTGAAGTCATCAAGGGCGGACGACACCCCACCATCAGCCTCGACAACCATGCGGCCGCCAAGGCCATGACCGAACACTTGATCAGTCTGGGCCATCGCCGGATAGGCCTGATCAAGGGCCCTAAAAGTAGTCCCCTGACGCAGGATCGTGTCGCGGGTTACCTGGCCGCCCTGGATCAGGCAGGCATCCCCACCGACCCGACGATTATTTGCCACGGCGACTTCAGCTTACGCGCGGGCTACGATGGCGCCGCCTCCCTGCTGACGATGCAAGACCGCCCTACAGCGCTGTTTTGTGAGAATGACGAGATGGCCATTGGTGCGCTCAAGCGCATCAAGGAAGCAGGCCTGCGCGTGCCTGAAGATATCTCTCTGGTGGGATTCGATGACATTCCATTGGCACATTACTGCGATCCGCCACTGACCACGATTGCTCAGCCAGCCGAAGGCTTTGGCCGCCAGGCCGTGGAAATGCTGATCAACCTGATCGAGAAAAAGACCAATCCACAGCAGCATGTGATCCTGCCTTTTGAGCTGACGATACGTAAAAGCTCGGCGGCCCCGTCAGGACAAAAGAACACATTCATCTAA
- a CDS encoding Gfo/Idh/MocA family protein: protein MSAVIPKIRMGFVGGGEGSFIAQAHRQAAGLDGRFELVCGAFSRDAQNNLRTGSQLGLAPSRCYSTWQLMLETEQALPAEQRMELLVIVTPNHLHAPVASEALAAGFHVFSEKPAALNLAELRALQTRLHNSDRLYGLAHTYLGYPMVWQAREMVRGGVIGSVRKVLVEYAQGWLSQDVAAQGNKQAEWRGQPALSGLGGCIGDIGTHAFSLAEFVAGQAVTHLCATLGVHIEGRQLDDDASMLFKMEQGASGVLIASQVCAGEENPLSIRIYGDKGGLEWRQEQPASLIHRSLDQPMRVLRSGTGQPWLCDAATQRMRLPAGHPEGYLEAMANLYGDFAQAIRGEVEGHTAPGVPGIETGLRGMAFIETAIASHNSHAKWTLLECSV, encoded by the coding sequence ATGAGCGCAGTGATACCTAAAATAAGAATGGGCTTTGTCGGTGGAGGAGAGGGGTCGTTCATCGCCCAGGCCCATCGTCAGGCTGCGGGGCTCGATGGGCGCTTTGAGTTGGTGTGCGGTGCATTCAGTCGCGACGCGCAGAATAACCTGCGCACGGGTAGTCAACTGGGGCTGGCGCCATCGCGTTGCTACAGCACCTGGCAGTTGATGCTGGAGACAGAGCAGGCGCTGCCGGCCGAGCAGCGCATGGAACTGCTGGTGATTGTCACCCCCAATCATCTGCATGCGCCGGTAGCCAGCGAAGCCTTGGCCGCTGGCTTCCATGTGTTCAGCGAGAAGCCTGCGGCGTTGAACCTGGCGGAACTGCGAGCTTTACAAACCCGCTTGCACAACAGCGACCGGCTCTATGGTTTGGCTCACACGTACCTGGGTTACCCCATGGTCTGGCAGGCGCGGGAAATGGTGCGCGGCGGCGTAATCGGCAGCGTGCGCAAGGTTCTGGTGGAGTATGCCCAGGGCTGGCTCAGCCAGGATGTGGCCGCGCAGGGCAACAAGCAGGCCGAGTGGCGGGGGCAGCCAGCGTTATCCGGGTTGGGTGGCTGCATCGGCGATATCGGCACCCATGCTTTTTCCTTGGCGGAGTTTGTGGCCGGTCAAGCTGTCACTCATTTGTGTGCCACCCTGGGTGTGCACATTGAAGGCCGTCAGTTGGATGACGACGCCTCCATGCTGTTCAAGATGGAGCAGGGCGCCAGTGGCGTGCTGATCGCCAGCCAGGTCTGTGCGGGCGAAGAGAACCCGCTGAGCATTCGGATCTACGGCGACAAGGGCGGCCTCGAGTGGCGCCAGGAACAACCCGCCAGCCTGATTCATCGCTCACTGGACCAACCGATGCGCGTGTTGCGCTCCGGCACCGGGCAGCCGTGGTTGTGCGATGCCGCGACCCAGCGTATGCGCTTGCCCGCCGGCCACCCCGAAGGCTACCTGGAAGCCATGGCCAACCTGTATGGCGATTTTGCCCAGGCCATACGCGGGGAAGTCGAAGGCCATACCGCGCCCGGTGTGCCGGGGATCGAGACAGGCCTGCGGGGCATGGCGTTTATCGAGACAGCCATTGCCAGTCACAACAGTCATGCCAAGTGGACCCTCCTGGAGTGCAGCGTATGA